Sequence from the Primulina huaijiensis isolate GDHJ02 chromosome 16, ASM1229523v2, whole genome shotgun sequence genome:
GTGGGGGATATAATCGATATACGGCCccgcccccttagaggagaaaaaattagggactgatatcagtaaatcaTAAAAAGTAGATGAATCTCAGTGATTGGTAAATGTTATGCATGTGTTATGAAGTATGTACGCAAGTCATGTGTTtcgaaattttatgcatgttgtaATATTGTGCTCGATATGACCCCCACTTGATGATTGTTtctcaaaatactcacccccctTACAACCCTTTCCCCAGATAAAACTGAAGAACAGGTTGAGGAAGAAGAGTCCAAACacttttggggctggtgatgtGCAAGACCAATGATAGAtttatatttcgaattttatgatTAAGTAAATTGTAAGACGCTTCTGCAGTATTTACTATTTCGTTTAGATTGTAAAAACAATGTTTAATTCATTtgaattatgatataaataGGTTTTcgtttatactatgctacgagactggttgttttcaattgtgtgatttTTAAACAACGCCAGTGTCAACATGAGTTTCGGGGTGTGACATTTAAGTTGTATCAGAGCcgtcaggttcataatccggttggggaagaaatttttggaaagaaaTTTTCGGTGGGATTTTCAAAATCAGCCAATGCTATCCCCTCCGAAACGATCCAACAAGCGATTTTCACGACTAAGTCGTGAGGGAGGGGTCGAAATAGCGAAATTCTTTCGTTTAGGCCTCCGAAACGTCGTTTTTGCCGTTTTAGGAAATATTCGTAGACTCTATAACTTCTCTTAGAAAATTCCAAATTCGATTACGTCAATTGTTCTGGAATCCTCTCGACATATGCTTCGAACCCATGTGTCTATTTCTAAACTTTccatttttgggaaaaaaatatttatacatttttcaaaaatttcatgtaTATAGCATCTTGTTCTATATTGTCTTTTGTTCTATATTGTTTCTTTCCGATTATGAGCATTTCCCTTTGTGATTTCACGAAATGGCTCCATCGACTCCCCTGTGATTCCGCACTCGTGCCCAAGCTGCTATTCATATGAAGCAACTTGCCTTTGATTATCAGTCGCACCAGATGAAGCGACTTAGAGCCAGACTAGGTGAGAGAAGACGAGAGATCGAGACCTTAGCGGCAGAAAAAGATGAGATTTGGGTCCAACTTAACAAGGCAATCCATTAGGGAGAGCTCGTGAGAGGAGACAACATGGATTTGAGGGATGTCATAGAGCAGAGCCTGTATCGAGAGAGAAAGTTGCGAGAGGATATAGAGTGGTACCGTAAGGAATTGAAGGAAGAGAGGCAGCAGAATGCCAGGGGCAAGAAGAGACTGGAGAATTCAAGTGATGCTATTAGCAGCCTTGTGAATGTGACCCACTGTCTGACCCAGCAGGTTGAAACTTTGAAGAACCAAGTTAAGCAGAAGAAGTCTGAGCGGGAGCAGTACCAACAGCATTCCAGTGATCTGTTGGACGCGGCTGATGTAGAGATACAGGAGTTGAAGGCACAAGTGGCCCAGCTCACACATATGATAGAGATACTTCAAGAGGAAGAGCCAGAGGAGGAGCAAGAAGATGAAGAGcctatagagatagatgagcCTATAGCAGCCGTCGGAGATGGAGAAATAAAGGAATAGAGTATCTTAGTGACCTTTCTTTTATTACTAGGAGTTTATCTTCTCGTTGTTGCTAAAGTATTTCATTCAGTACGGTTATTttcattcagttgttcctctatattcaaaaattaataaagtacgtttatttattaatttcagTTGTTCCAGCATAACTTATTTATTCAATCATGTCGATATGCACAACAAATTCATATAAACGTTTAAATTGTAGTAAATGGTCGGTAGACCTCCGAGGTAAAACCGCAACCCTCTCTATGCTGACTACAACCATGCCAACGAAGAGGATAATGGACCACCGCCTGGCTTCAGTCTTAACCAGGCAGACTTGATGGCCATAGCCATGATCGTGGCGACAATACTGCAAGGGTTAGTGAACTCGAACACAAATCAGCCACCTCTACCTCCACCACAGAATGGGATCAAGTTTCACTATGAATCACTTCGCAAGAACAGATGTCCAACCTTCAGTGGATCTGCTGACCCTGAAGTTAGCCAGAGCTGGTTGAAAAGTGTGGAAACCCAACTGCGACTATTGGAAGTTCCCGAGGCACTGAAAGTGGACGTGATTGTACATTTCCTAGATGATAAAGCAGGCAAGTGGTGGGAAGCAATCTCGCCAGCCATGAAGTGCGGGACCAATCTCGTGGCAGCATTTTCGAGAAGCTTTTCTGAAACAGTATTATCCCGCCGAGGTCAGACTGCAGAAACTGAGcgagtttgaaaatttcattCAAGCTCAAGATATGTCAGTTGGGGAATACACCTCCCAGTTCAATGCCCTTGGATCATATGCTCCAACAATCTTGGTGGATGAAGTCTTGAAATTGCACCGCTTTAAGAAGGGGTTGAACAGCAGGATCCAATCAGCTCTAGCAGTCTACCAACCTGCCAACATTTCAGACCTGATGGTCGCGGTTATCCGAGCCGAAGCTGACATTCGTCGAAGAGAAGGGGAAAACAGGAACAAGCGACCTCTTAACAGTCAGCCTTCCCAAGGAAGACCAATGTTCAAGAAGCCCAATCAGTCAGGTGGACCTCCCTCAGGACAATCCCCCGCCACTAACCATCAAGGACTCAAGTCATGCCCAACATGCGGCTTCAGACACGCCGGAGAATCTTGAAGGGCCAGCGGTGTATGCTTTGGATGTGGGAAATTAGGGGGCAGAATTGCAGAGTGTCCAACTTCCGCCAACCGACCAGCAGGGCAGAACAAAGGAACTAGGCCAAATGCGGGAGCAGGCCCTAGTAAACCAAAAGAGGACAAACCTAACGACAGGGTCTTTGCCATGACTCAGGAAGAGGCAGACGACGCAAATGAAGTCGTGTCAGGTACCGTCCTAATTCAAAAAGTGCCTGATTATGCATTACTTGACTGTGGTGCTACACATTCCTTTATGTCTAGATTTGCTAAGAAGTTAGGATTTGAGCTCGAGAAATTAACTGAGCCATTTCGAATAGCAACACCTACAAGTAGGGCCATTGAAACTGACGAAATTTACAAAGATTGTAAAATCAGTATTAGTAATCAGACTTTTAGTGCCGACTTGATACAATTGATCATGGTCGATTTCAACATCATCttagggatggattggttagcaAGAAACAGTGCGATAGTAGATTGTAAGGGAAAGAGAGTCAAACTCCGAACCCCAGATCAGGAAGAAGCCATGTTTCATGGTAAATCTAAGGAgcggaagtcacagctttccgcaTCTCAGgcttggaaagccatgaaatCCGGAGATGACATATACCTAGCAATGGTCAGTGAAGTAAAAGAAGAAGTCGAGCTGAAACTGGAGGACATCCCGATAGTGAAAGAGTTCCCAGATTTTTTTCTAGAAGAACTCTCGGGGACAATCCCCAACTGCGAAATTGAGTTCGAAATCAACTTGGTCCccggtgctgcaccaatctctaaagcaccttacagAATGACACCAACCAAACTCAAGGAGCTGAAAgaacaactccaagaattgctagataaAAGGAAAATTCGACCGAGTGTGTCCCCGTGGGGAGTTCCAGTACTATTCGTGAAAAAGAAATACGGGAGTACGAGATTGCGCACTACAGAGAACAGaacaagatcacaatcaagaacaTGTACCCTCTACCTTGGATAGACGATCTGTTTGATCAGCTCAAAGGAGCCGCTGTCTTTTCTAAACTTGATATGATGACAGGTTACCACCAGTTGAAGGTCAGGGCTGAAGATATCCCAAAGAAAGCTTTtcgaaccagatatgggcattatgaattcacATTGATGCCTTTTGGCATGAAAAACGAGCCGGCAACATTCATGGACCTAATGAACAGAGTATTCAAGTCATTCCTGAATCAGTTCATAGTGGTATTCAtcgacgacatcctcgtctattCCCCTGACGAGAAAAGCCACGAAGAGCACCTTCACCTTGCTCTGCAAACCTTAAGAGAGAATAAGCTTTATGCTAAGTTTAtcaagtgtgaattctggctaaGGAGTGTATCCTTTCTAGTACATGTGATCTCGAAAGCAGGAGTGTCAGTGGATCCAAGGAAAGTGCAGGCAATTACAGAGTGGCCGAGACCCAAGAACGCCATCGACATCATAAGCTTTCTTGGATTGGCAGGTTACTACCGAAAGTTTGTCGAAGGGTTCTCCTCGATAGCAGTACCACTGACGAAACTCACACAAAAAAATTCTAAGTTCATCTGGAGTGAAAGTTGTGAGAAGAGCTTCTAGACATTGAAAGAGAAACTCGCATTCACGCCAGTGTTGATCTTGCCCACAGATAATAAAGATTTCACTATTTACAGTGACGTCTCTAAGGAAGGCCTAATATGCGTACTCATGCAAGAAAGAAGGGTGATCGCCTACGCATCAAGGCAGTTGAAACCGCACGAGCAAAACTACCCTACGCATGACCTGGAACTAATAGCGGTTGtctttgccttaaagatttggaggcactacctcTATGGTGCTAAATGTTAAATCTTCACCGACCATCAGAGCCTAAAATACTTGTTCAcccagaaagaacttaatatgagACAAAGGCGATGGATCGAACTTCtgaaggactatgacttgaCCATAAGCTATCATCCGGGTAAAGCAAACAAAGTGGCTGATGCGCTAAGTCGGAAGGGATCAAGCAAAGTGACTCTAGCTTCCCTCTCGGTCCACCCATGTCTACGGGAGAATGTCATGTTAAACCAAGATCGAGACCCGGTGCTGATCAAACTTAAAGATCAAGTCAGAGAAGGGAAGTCTCAAGATCATCAGATCGATGACAAGGGAATCTTATGGATGAAAAGAAGACTGTGTATGCCCGACAGCGTTAACCTTCACCAAGAGATAATGGCAGAGGCGCACAAGTCAAAATTCTCAGTCCACCCAGGCAATATgaaaatgtacagagacctcAAGGAGAATTTCTGGTGGAATGGCATGAAAAGAGATGTAGCTAAATTCGTCTCCAGATGTCATGtatatcaacaagtcaaagcaGAACACCAACGGCCTGGAGGATTACTGTAACCTTTGGAAATTCCtgaatggaagtgggagcatatttccatggactttgtggtaggaTTGCCAAAGTCTAGGAAAAGCCACGACGGTATGTGGGTGATCGTAGACAGACTCATGAAGACTGTACACTTCCTACCCGTGCGCATGAATTACAATCTCGACAAGTTGGCTTCACTAtacatggaaaacattgtgagGCTGCATGGAGTGCCAGTGAGCATcctatctgatagagatccgaggTTCGTCTCGCacttttggaagagctttcaagAGGCCATGGGAACGAAAGTGACCCTaagtacggcctatcatcctcaaaccgatgggaAAACTGAGAGAACCATACAAACCTTAGAAGATATGCTGCAAGCATGCGCCTTTGAATTCAGTAGCAATTGGAGCACTCATTTACCCTTAATTGAGTTTgcttacaacaacagctatcacagcagCATTGGAATGGCTCCATACAAAGctctttatggaagaaaatgtcgatcaccactttattgggatgaagtgggagaaAAAGCAGTGGTGGGACTCGAGCTAGTATAGATGACCGTGGACAAGGTTAAAATCGTTCGGGAAAAactcaaggcagctcaagacCGACAGAAGAGCTGGGCAGATCTGAAGAGAAGGCTTGTAGAGTTCAACGTGGGCAAGAAGGCCTATATGAAAGTCTCGCCTACGAGAGGAGTCGTTCGATTCAGTAAGGCCGAAAAACTGAACCCTCGTTATGTTGGACCATTCGAAATCTTTGAAAAAGTGGGCATGCTAGCATGCAGACTGGTGGTGCCACCAAGCATGTCAAGAATCCACAACGTGTTCTACGTGTACGAACTGAGAAGGTACATTCCAGACCCAAGTCACGTGTTGGAAGTAGAACCACTCTTGATCGAAGGAAACTTGGGAGAATAActgaaatacgaagaagtccctcTCAGAGTTGTGGACACCAAAGAGCAAGTCCTTAGACGACGTATCATTCCCTATGTCAAAGTGCAGTGGTCCAACCACACAGAGCGAGATGCAACTTGGGAAGTCGAAAAAAAGATGCGAAAGGAATATCCCTATCTATTTGGTGACCAAGACaactcaagtttcgaggacgaatttttcttcatttttttctcttcattttttttattaatcatgtGTAAGGAAATTTAAGATCTTAGGATCTTGGATTATGGTATTAAGTGGGAAATAAATTGGAAATCCTGGTATTggaaattttattattgaaaatcttaaatatcaagtcaataatatttataccaaggcatgcaaatttcgaaaattgggaAGGAAATTTTGCAAGATTGGAATATCATACAAATTAAAAGAATTAAGGCATGAATATTActagaaattttcgaaaaaaatccTACTAGATTACATGTCAATGATTGAGATGGATAGATACAATGTAAATTGGAAACAAATAATCAAACTTGGGCACAAAAAATCCTTACTCATAGCCACCATATTTTCGAACCATCTAAGGAGTGGGAATCAAGGATTGAATTCCACAATTTAAGTAGCTAAATCATCAGCAATGGAAGGAATATTGGAGTCAaatttatgagatttggcatGATTTTTGGGTAAGATTGAGTACCAAGTTTAGCCTCCTCTCCTCCACCTATAAATACCCCATCAAGCCTAGCATTCCCCACACCACAAATTCGAAAATTTCCCTgctgaaatttcaaaattccAGCAGCCCCCCTAGCCGAAATCttgctcaaaaaaaaaaaaaactcgtccCAAAGTAAGGCCAAAAGTAGAGCTGAAGCACTGCCCAAGTGAAGAACAAGAAGTGATCCAAGTCTAGCATCACGCACTCCACGTTTTTAGCATCAAGAtatacggtaagtgggcttgttttaaagttaaactttcgtatatgcatatttatttcgttttttcaaaaatacgatCTAGTACATGTTTTTCTCCTACTCCTTTCTTGTGTTGATTTTCATACAATTTTGAGCACTGTGAGGATTCGACTGtatatgggtgggaatcccaaccatGACGTGACCCTTACATGGTGGGAGATATAACCGCTATACAGCCTCGCCCTCTTAGAAGAGAAAAAATTAGGGACtaatatcagtaaaccatagaaagtagATGAATCTCAGTTATTGGTAAATGTTATGCATGTGTTATAAAGTATGTACGCAAGTCATGTGTTTCGAAATTTTATACATGTCGTAATATTGTGCTCGATACGACCCCCACTTGATGattatttcccaaaatactcacccccctTACAGCCTTTTCCCCAGATAAAACCGAAGAACAGGTTGAGGAAGAAGAGTCCGAACacttttg
This genomic interval carries:
- the LOC140961035 gene encoding uncharacterized protein; its protein translation is MTVDKVKIVREKLKAAQDRQKSWADLKRRLVEFNVGKKAYMKVSPTRGVVRFSKAEKLNPRYVGPFEIFEKVGMLACRLVVPPSMSRIHNVFYVYELRRYIPDPSHVLEVEPLLIEGNLGE
- the LOC140961034 gene encoding uncharacterized protein, which codes for MAIAMIVATILQGLVNSNTNQPPLPPPQNGIKFHYESLRKNRCPTFSGSADPEVSQSWLKSVETQLRLLEVPEALKVDVIVHFLDDKAGKWWEAISPAMKCGTNLVAAFSRSFSETVLSRRAQDMSVGEYTSQFNALGSYAPTILVDEVLKLHRFKKGLNSRIQSALAVYQPANISDLMVAVIRAEADIRRREGENRNKRPLNSQPSQGRPMFKKPNQSGGRIAECPTSANRPAGQNKGTRPNAGAGPSKPKEDKPNDRVFAMTQEEADDANEVVSGTVLIQKVPDYALLDCGATHSFMSRFAKKLGFELEKLTEPFRIATPTSRAIETDEIYKDCKISISNQTFSADLIQLIMVDFNIILGMDWLARNSAIVDCKGKRVKLRTPDQEEAMFHGKSKERKSQLSASQAWKAMKSGDDIYLAMVSEVKEEVELKLEDIPIVKEFPDFFLEELSGTIPNCEIEFEINLVPGAAPISKAPYRMTPTKLKELKEQLQELLDKRKIRPSVSPWGVPLKGAAVFSKLDMMTGYHQLKVRAEDIPKKAFRTRYGHYEFTLMPFGMKNEPATFMDLMNRVFKSFLNQFIVVFIDDILVYSPDEKSHEEHLHLALQTLRENKLYAKFIKCEFWLRSVSFLVHVISKAGVSVDPRKVQAITEWPRPKNAIDIISFLGLAGYYRKFVEGFSSIAVPLTKLTQKNSKFIWSESCEKSF